The genomic region ATTGCTCAGTATCATTAGCTTTCTTAGGGACCTCAGACGGTTCCCTAATAACAATTCCTTTGGGCACAACTCTATCCTTCTTTGGGATATTAGAATTGGCattttgtttatttttcttaGGAAGGTTAGGCTGAGGTACTTTCTTGTAAGGAGCTTTCACTTTAGTCTTAGGCACACTCCTCATTGGGGCATGGATCACATCGGCCGTCTCAGCCGTGATACCATGCGATGCTACCCAAGAGGCTCTGGCCAAAATTGACTCAGAAAGTTCAAGCAACTTAGGATCTTTTTTTATAAAAATCTTATTCTCCCTTTTGGGGAGGGACAATAAAGGGCAAACATCAATTAAATGAGAGGGTGAACCACAGCAAGAACAACCAATTGGAAAATCTTCGTACCAAACAACAAAAGCATCCATTAAGCCTCCGACACTAGCAGTTTCAACATACGAGACCAAGGGGACAGTTACGTTCACAGAAATACAAGCTCTTGCAAACTTAATTTTAAATTTCTCTTCAGTGCAAATGTCAAGTTTAATAAGTTTGCCCACCTTATTAGCTTCAAAGAGTTTACAGATTGGGACAAAACTAGCTAACTCGATTGGAAAACGGGGAAGTCTGACCCAAACATCAGCAAAAGTAATAGACTCACAGAAAGGGTCGAACATAGGTCTCCACTGACTAATGACAAATAAATCGCCTTGAACATGCCAAGGTCTGTTAAGCCAAATCCGCTCTTTGTCATTAGGGTTAGCACATTTAATGAGAACCCAACGATTACCCATGTCTAAAAAGTCAATACTACCCGCAGCAAAATTCCATTCAATTTTAAGGCGAGCAATAACAAGCTTGTAATCAACAGTGGTTTGTAACATCTGACCAACCAAACACGATTTACTTAACTTAAAAATTTCGTCCTTCACTTCAGGAAGATCGTGAAtagtaaaaggaagagaagaagTATGATCCTCTTCGTGCTCGGACTGAGCAACAGGTATCTCCGAGGGTTGAGTCCCTGGCTGGTCCCTCTCAGGAACGTCCATAAAGGAGTTCGAGGGTCCAGCCTCGTCAACCAGAGTTACAGACGGAGGAGGATCATTTTCTAAAAGTGCATTCTTAAAATTCAAGTCCGACTCCATTACACAAAACAGAAAAAAATTCAAAGGAAAAGTACTAAAAAAGAGAGATTTTGATAGGATAGTGGAGAGAGTTGCAGTAACTTCTGTCACTAAACTGGTTCTTAAATAGGCAGCAAGAAAGGAGATACTAAAGGGTGAGAGAACAAACCTGGATAAAAGGAGAGGAAAGGATAACAAACCTCTGGATGAAGGGGAAGATGTTGGCAGATCCACCACAAAATCAAGGATAAAAGAGGGATCCTCAACAGCAGAATCCAGAGAGACCGAAGGGTAGAGGTAACGGAACAGATCACAAAGACAAGGAACCCAAAACTCCACATGCAGACCAAAGTAGAAAAACCATCGGTCAACGAAACGATGGAAGACATCCTCACACACTTTCTGCAACACCACTCCTTTATTCATAGAGGAAAAGGAAAGAGAGGTTGAAAGTGGGGCCTGACAATCTGGGAAACAAATCTCAAATCCAAAGGATTTTTGCAGGAAATTGAATCTATAAAAAATAAAGCTGATTTGGTGTTGGGACAAAGAAAATCCATAAGAGGAATGACTTAAAGAATTATTATGGTTTGTAAAATTGTGATTAAAATTACAGAGAACTTCAATAGGGTCTTTTTGGCCTTCCGTCTTCGGTttatccttttttttcttttttttgattttttccatCTCTCTAGATTTTGAGAGAGAGTTTAGTTGAGCTAGATATGAGCGGTCTTATAGTTAGGGCTTCACGCAGAATAGTCGCACTTTGACGGGAAAATGCAATGGGAAAGTTGGAAGACTCTATTTTGGTATTTTTTACCGGGTTAGTTAATTTAGTATTAAAGCGGTCTTATATGCTAATCGTGCGATATTAATTATATGCGTCTGAATGACTGTAATGTAAATAACGTGATACGTAAGTAGAGAGAATGACACAAAaaatttggtgacgcggaaaactcaATGGGAAACAACCGCGAAAGGAGACGATGTCCTTCCAAAGTTCCACTAACAATAATATGTAATTTGGGTCACGAGTACAAGAGAAATAAGACGGCTGGTTTGCTAGTATATGCGTATTATGCGTGAGGCTATGAGGCTATGAGGCTATGAGGTTATGATTTATGAATgatctcctttttccttttccGTCTTATATAGGATTAATCACTACTAGGGTTTAGCTTGCTTGCCCCCAAGCTAAACAAAGTCCATCTGATTGGCTCATTTTCTGTTACCCCTGGCCTACTACCCGTGACCCATAGCTTCCTTCTCCTCTCGCATAATTGTTGGGCTTATGAGTTCACCTTGTTCTTCGGCCCAATTAATCTTTACCGATCTAACATGTGAAATTGGGTCCAAAGAGACTCCCTCGCGATTGGATCTAAAGTCCAATGGAAGAGGACATGGACATGAACATGGACATGGTTAACAATCGTTAATTACATACAAGTATCTTTCAAGTAAAATTCTTGCGTCCTCAGGGATATCGTCCTCCTTACACCTAAAACaaatccaccaaataaaatattataaaagtttaGGTGTAAGGAGTACGATCCTCCCGGAGACACAAGAATTTTTCATCTTTCAATTCGTGTTTGTGGAATGATATGCTCAAAGTCTATAGTCATTACCATACATTAGTACTCCTCAAAATCTTTCCTTATTTGGTTTATTAATGCCCTAAGGACATATATTAGAAAAACCCATATAATTTTATACGGAGTAAGATTTACATTCCTCacgttttttttttgaaaaaaaaaaaggaaaaaaaaacgtgGGGAATGTAACGTAATTTTAATGTTATTTAAGAATGTTTTACCGTGTTTGTTGCTCTTTTGCTTAATTCTCTTAACAAATTCCTACTTCTTAGGAAACAAGGTAACTTTGTTTTTTAAGTGCTAAGAAACCGAAAAATGGAAACAAAAAAATGGCCACACTTGTACAATGGAACTTAACCGATCTAGTTTATCACCACATAACACATCTACCTTCTCAAATTCTTATCTCTTCGTCTTCTTCACAAAAATTAGTTAATTCCAAAAAAAAGTTGAATCATAATTTAGAGAAGATTAAGATATAACCGAAATATACGAGTACGTACGTTCAATGTCGTACCAAGATCAACCGGAACAAAATGGGGCATCCTTCCACCCGCCACCTCCTCGAAACTACCATCGTACACGGAACCGGGGTGGGGACGGATTCGGATGCTGCCTCCTGGACTGTTTATGCTGCTTCCCCAAATGTTTATGCGAATGTGGGTGTTGTCTATTAGGTTGCGTTTTCGAGATAATATTTTCAATTCTAATAACAGTTGTAGTTATTGTTGGACTAATCGTACTAATCATATGGCTCATCGTTCAGCCGCATGGGCTTAAGTTCAAGGTCACGGATGCGGCCCTTACGACATTCAATTTCAACACCAACAACCTCAACTTTAACATGGCTGTGAACTTCACGGTCCGTAACCCCAACCGTCGTATGGGTGTTTACTACGACGACATCCAGGCTAACCTTAATTATGGTTGGCATAGGTTGAAGACGATTGAAGCAATGACGTTTTATCAAGGGCATAAGAATACGTCGTCGTTAGGGACGTTGGTGTTTAAGGGGCAGAATGTAGTCATTTTAGGGAGTGATGAGAAGTTAAAGTTTGATAAACAGAGTAAAGATGGTTTGTATGAGATTCAGGTCAAGTTTCATTTGAGAGTTACGTTTAAAGTTGGAATTATTAAGAGTGGGAATTGGAAGCCTAAGGTTAAGTGTAATTTGAAGGTTCCATTGCTTGGAAATTCGTCTCAGATATTTCAAGAAACTAAGTGTAACTATTACTTTTGATTTTAACTATTTTGATTCTAAATTTCCAAGTTTCTAAGCTTGTTAAATCTTAATTGATACGGACTATTACTTGATTGTTTCTCAAATAGTCCCTCAATCGCCAATTACATGTTTACTTTCTTTATTTTTAGTGAGGGATAtttttaatcaaatgtaaataaataattggAATATAGGGGTAAAGTGATTACTAGTCCTTCCATAGAGACAAATGGTAACATGATAAAAAATGAGGTTTTTAAGAAAAAAGTAAAAGCAGGGGCAAATatgaaaagtaagatgaataTAATAAAGATAAATATTGGGTTGGTGAGAGTCTCACTATTTGGTATTTGTATAAATATAAGAAAGATATAAGGGTATTATTGGAAAAAAAAACAACCATTTAtagtatgttaccattggtgtggtatggctGTATTAGGTAAGTTTTATCATTAGTCTGGTATGAAGAGAGTACTTACTAGTGGCATAGACCGCCAAGACATGATTGTTATTTCCTTTAACCCAAttcgtaaatatcgacgacgctttagtaaatatcgacgacgtttttcataaaaaagacggtGACTACCCCTACTCTCTCACTAACATACTAACTATCTTCTCTAATTCAAAAAACCCAAGCAATATACTCACCAATCCACCAattaaccaccaccaccactacacacCACCACACGACACCACCATCCTACCCGCCGGCCGCCGCCACCAGCCGTCCGTTGCTCCCACCACCACGACAGCCACTACTTCCACCATCACCATAACAAGTAAGTTTcaatttttttagtttttttttgttaaagttagcTAAACTATTGTTTTTAATTGTTAGTTTCTCTTCCCCTtcccttattgttgttgttaattgatTATATGACTTTAATTTTGTTTTGTAATTGAATTAGTTAGTAAATTAGGTTATGTGTTT from Silene latifolia isolate original U9 population chromosome 3, ASM4854445v1, whole genome shotgun sequence harbors:
- the LOC141648935 gene encoding NDR1/HIN1-like protein 3, which codes for MGHPSTRHLLETTIVHGTGVGTDSDAASWTVYAASPNVYANPHGLKFKVTDAALTTFNFNTNNLNFNMAVNFTVRNPNRRMGVYYDDIQANLNYGWHRLKTIEAMTFYQGHKNTSSLGTLVFKGQNVVILGSDEKLKFDKQSKDGLYEIQVKFHLRVTFKVGIIKSGNWKPKVKCNLKVPLLGNSSQIFQETKCNYYF